In the Anguilla anguilla isolate fAngAng1 chromosome 7, fAngAng1.pri, whole genome shotgun sequence genome, one interval contains:
- the recql gene encoding ATP-dependent DNA helicase Q1 isoform X2 produces the protein MEGDSVNEVQVELDKVEAELEVVELQVAELLERQASLNSRRKRLLKRREQACDSAQPSSSAQPSESGSTKQDLQRYEGTDFPWSKEVQKQLSAVFQLRKFRPLQLLSINLTMSGRDLFLVMPTGRGKSLCYQLPAVCSQGFTLVVAPLVSLMEDQLMYLKNVGVSAVSLNASSSKEHAKEVMAGMTQQKTPFRLLYVTPEKISKSKLLMSRLEKANSAGTLERIAVDEVHCCSQWGHDFRPDYKLLGILKRQFPKVPLIGLTATATSSVLKDCQKILCVPDALTLTSTFNRPNLYYEVRIKETNSERAMEDIAKLILEKYKDQSGIVYVFSQKEAEALSAVLQKKDIMAQPYHANMEFADKSKVHRHWSDNKIQVVVATVAFGMGINKNDVRFVIHHSISKSMENYYQESGRAGRDDKPADCILYFGFADIFRISTMVVMENVGQQKLMQMVAYCQNLDRCRRTVMASHFDEVWDDEGCNQMCDVCRHGNDYITVDITEHAREAVQIVEAATSKNERVTPLKLTDTWMGTKGRKTAQVTTLSRLEVEAILTHLLLQGYFSEDFSFTPYTTYFYMKLGRKAALLKNDKHTITLKMKRNPPNSDPVKTSRSGNSAQTKGRKRSGDKAEGALPNAKKIKKVL, from the exons ATGGAGGGGGACAGTGTTAACG AAGTGCAGGTGGAGCTAGACAAGGTGGAGGCGGAGCTAGAGGTGGTGGAGCTGCAGGTTGCGGAGCTGCTGGAGCGGCAGGCGAGTCTGAACTCCAGGAGGAAACGGTTACTGAAGAGGCGGGAGCAAGCTTGCGATTCTGCCCAGCCCTCAAGTTCTGCCCAGCCCTCCGAATCTGGCAGCACCAAGCAGGACCTGCAGCGCTATGAGGGCACAg ATTTCCCGTGGTCCAAGGAAGTGCAGAAGCAGCTGTCCGCTGTATTTCAGCTTCGCAAGTTTCGGCCACTCCAGCTGCTGTCCATCAACCTCACCATGTCTGGCAGAGACCTCTTTCTGGTGATGCCCACAGGCCGTGGCAAGAGCCTGTGTTACCAGCTGCCTGCTGTCTGCTCTCAGG GTTTTACTTTGGTCGTTGCCCCCCTGGTTTCTCTGATGGAGGATCAGCTAATGTACCTGAAGAATGTTGGTgtctctgcagtctctctcaATGCCTCCAGCAGCAAG GAGCATGCCAAGGAGGTCATGGCCGGTATGACGCAGCAGAAGACCCCGTTCAGACTCCTGTATGTGACTCCAGAGAAAATCTCCAAAAGCAAACTGCTGATGTCCCGGCTGGAGAAAGCCAACAGTGCGGGCACACTGGAGCGCATTGCTGTGGACGAGGTTCACTGCTGCAGCCAGTGGGGCCATGACTTCAGACCTG ACTACAAGCTGCTGGGGATCCTGAAGAGACAATTTCCGAAGGTCCCCCTCATCGGGCTTACTGCCACGGCAACCAGCAGTGTCCTGAAGGACTGCCAAAAGATCCTGTGTGTCCCTGACGCCCTCACTCTCACTTCCACCTTCAACCGTCCCAACCTTTACTACGAG GTTCGGATCAAAGAAACCAACTCTGAACGTGCAATGGAGGACATTGCAAAATTGATCTTGGAGAAATACAAGGATCAGTcag gAATTGTTTATGTGTTTTCACAAAAGGAGGCAGAGGCCCTGTCTGCAGTCCTGCAGAAGAAGGACATCATGGCCCAGCCATATCACGCCAACATGGAATTTGCTGACAAGAGCAAAGTGCACCGCCACTGGAGCGACAACAAGATTCAG GTGGTGGTGGCGACTGTAGCATTTGGGATGGGAATCAACAAGAATGATGTCAGATTCGTTATTCATCACTCTATCAGCAAGTCAATGGAGAACTACTACCAGGAGAGTGGCCGCGCAG GGCGGGATGACAAGCCTGCGGACTGCATCCTGTACTTTGGTTTTGCGGACATCTTCAGAATCAGTACCATGGTTGTCATGGAGAACGTTGGCCAGCAGAAGCTGATGCAGATGGTGGCCTACTGCCAGAATTTGGACAG GTGCCGCCGTACGGTCATGGCAAGTCATTTCGATGAGGTCTGGGATGATGAGGGCTGTAACCAGATGTGCGACGTCTGTCGACACGGCAATG ACTACATCACTGTGGACATCACGGAGCACGCCCGCGAGGCAGTGCAGATCGTTGAGGCGGCCACCTCCAAGAACGAGAGGGTAACCCCACTGAAGCTGACTGACACCTGGATGGGGACCAAAGGGCGGAAGACCGCACAAGTCACCACCCTCTCCCGTCTGGAGGTGGAGGCCATCCTCACTCACCTCCTACTGCAGGGGTACTTCAG TGAGGACTTTAGCTTCACCCCCTACACCACCTACTTCTATATGAAGCTGGGTCGAAAGGCTGCACTTCTAAAGAATGACAAACACACCATCACCCTGAAGATGAAAAGAAACCCGCCCAACAGCGATCCT GTAAAGACGTCCAGAAGTGGGAATAGTGCACAGACCAAAGGAAGGAAAAGGTCTGGTGACAAAGCAGAAGGCGCA